The Pristis pectinata isolate sPriPec2 chromosome 43, sPriPec2.1.pri, whole genome shotgun sequence genome segment GaatgcccccaccccctccaccctcaaCAGGCAGCCAATCAGGGAGGACGGGACCTCCTGGTGGTAGCAAACACGAACTATTCCCAATTAGCGGCTTCTCGTCACCTGCCAGCACGTCCGTTCAATCACtgcatgggggagggggaagggagggggaggggaaagagggaggggaggattaagggagggggatgggacgGGGAGGTCAGGAGAGGTAGTGGGGAGGGTGCGATGCAGGGGGagcagggagggggaaggagggggcagtTGGGAGGCAGAGTGGAAGGAGAGGTGAGGCAAGGTGTGGGGTGCAGAGAGAAAGGGAgtttggggagagagtgggatggGGGTAGAGAATGGGGAACAGGGAGGGGGTGTGAgcagggggtagggaggggaggaaagggtgagatgggtagagagaaggtgggagagagggagaaagtcaAGAGAGGGAGATagtaggggaggaagggagaaggggagagagggtagagagagtgggggagagggagagagaggggagcaagcgagagagagagcgatgtTCCAACCCAGAAGCGGACAGACAGGGGGGACCACACCCCCCAGAGGGTGAGCCTCTGTGCTGTGGTGGGGGGCGTCTCCGACCAGCACGTTTGCCCCTGAGTTCTGGGTGGAACTGCTCGTCTCACTGGGTTGTGGTGAGGGGCAGCGCGTCCGTTGTGACTGCCCCACAgggaaccaggagcaggagtcCACCGCCAACCCCTGGCCTGCCCCAGCCCTCGATAccatcgtggctgatctacaccGGCCTCAGCTCCTCGCCCCTGCCACTTACTCCTCACCCTCACGTCCCCCGCCCATCAAATCATTGTCCACGTTCACTTTAAATCCATCCCATGATCCGGCTCCCACCTCCCTCggagggcagggaattccagggaATCGCCACACTCtgccagaagaaatttctccggATGGAAATGACCGGCTCCGTATCGTGTGACCACGTCCTCTTATTCGTGGCTCTCCCGCCGGTGGAAACATCACAACATCTCCCCTTGTCAAGCACCCTGAGGGTCTtccatgtttgaataaggtcacccctcgtccCAAGGAACACAGACTCAAACTGTCCCGCCTCTCTTTATCGGACAGCCTTCTCCGAGGAATTAGCCTggtgtcacagagtcagagagtcgcgcgtcaggaaaacaggcccttcggcccaactgatccatgccgaccaagatgcccgtccaaGATGGTCCCATTTAccctcgtttggcccatatccctctaaatctttcccatccatggacctgtcccagTGTTATTAGTAGAgctgcctcacccatttcctctggcagctcgttccacacatggaccaccctctgggtgaaaaagttgcccctcaggtccctatgaaatctcattcccctctcaccttaaacctgtaccctctagttcttggttccccaaccctggggaaaaagactgtgcgcattcaccctatcgatgcccctgatagttttatacacctgagtaagtcacccctcagtctcctccgctccaagggacagagtcccagcctgtccaacccctccctagaactcagtccctcgactCCTGGCGACATGCTTGTAAATCCtcgctgcactccttccagttcaataacatcgCTCCTCTggggaatctcctttggactgcctcccatGTTATTCCATGTTTGGGTCAGGTCTGGGGAGTGAAACTGTGCACAGCGCTCcgggtgtgacctcaccaacaccctgtgcaaCCGCAACAACCCCTCCCGGTTCTTAAACTCTAACCCTTCCGCAATGAAGGCCGACAGGCTGTTTGGcttcttgttggacctgcctgccagctaaattggtaaattggtttattgttgtcacatgtacggtgAAGAATTAAacgtccatacggatcatttcatcccatcagtgcatcgaggtagtacaagggaatagcaataacagaatgcagaataaagtgttacagttccagagaaaatgcagtgcaggcagacaataaggtgcaagggccacgaagaggtggattgtgaggtcaagaggacaTCTTATCTTAACAGGGGACTGTtccaagtcttataacagcgggttagaagctgtccttaagcctggtggtatgtgctttcaggcttttgtatcttcttcctggtgggaagggggagaagagagaatggccggggtgggtggggtctgtgattccatcggctgctttaccgaagcagtggagagtgtagacagagtccgcggagggggaACCGGTGTTCCTGAAAGACAGGGCTGTGTCCgggactctctgcagcttcttgcagtgttgggcagagcagttgacctACCAGACAGTGATGTATCCGGACAGGATGTGGTTTTAGTGGTTCCTACACTAGAACACCAACATCCCACTCAACTGCACTCAGTtaggtaataatctgccctttGATGTCCCTTCACTATGTGCGTGACCccacacttgcccacattaacTCCATTTGACCACTCACTCGATCTATTGATATGCTGTTGTAGAACCGcggtatccttatcacaacaggcccttccatcTGTGTCCTTATTACTTCCCAACAACTGAAAGATCCACCACGTCGTTACAAACAAAACTCATTCACACTTCAGTGACACAACTCTCAGTTCCGTTTCACCACTTCCCACACCCACCAGCTGGATTTAGATCTGAGCCGCTGTCGATGAACCCGGCCAGGGTCCGACTTGGTGAGATCTTCTCTGTGTCCCCGAACTCCAGCTTCCTTCTCTGACGGTTCTTCTCCCGAGTTGTCCCTGTCAGTTGTCCTGCGAGGCAACATTTTACACATTTCTCTCCATGTCTCCCAGGAATATCCTGACCCCTTGCCAACCATTTCATGACGATTAGTCAACTCCTTTCCCGTATACGGAGTTGTTTCTTAAAGTAACTCAAACAACCCGTCACCATTCCATCATCAATTTAACATTTTACCCACCAGGAAAGattgtaaagaaggcgtacgggaTACCACCATCATATCTCGAATAACgagtccccgggagtgggttacaggctgggatctgatccagaggttcgggggggggggggggtttatatatagaataacagacccCGGGAGTGGGCTACAGGCTGGAATTTAATCCGGGGGtttggggggtttatatatagaataacagatccccgggagtgggttacaggctgggatctgatccagaggTTTGGGggggttatatatagaataacagatccccgggaatgggttacaggctgggatctgatccaggggttcagggggtttatatatagaataacagatccccgggagtgggttataggctggggtctgatccaggggttcggggggtgggcggttatatatagaataacagaacCCCGggtgtgggttacaggctggggtctgatccaggggttcagggggtttatatatagaataacagatccccgggagtgagttacaggctgggatctgatccaggggttcaggggggggggggtttatatatagaataacagatccccgggagtgggttacaggctgggatctgatccaggggttcagggggtttatatatagaataacagaacCCCGggtgtgggttacaggctggggtctgatccaggggttttcggggtttatatatagaataacagatcccggGAGTGGgctacaggctgggatctgatccaggggttcagggggtttatatatagaataacagatccccgggagtgggttacaggctgcggtctgatccaggggttcggggggtggggggttatatatagaataacagaacCCCGggtgtgggttacaggctggggtctgatccaggggtttgcggggtttatatatagaataacagatcccggGAGTGGgctacaggctgggatctgatccaggggttcagggggtttatatatagaataacagacccccgggagtgggttacaggctgggatctgatccaggggttcagggggttgatatatagaataacagatccccgggagtgggttacaggctgcggtctgatccaggggttcggggggggggggggttatatatagaataacagaacCCCGggtgtgggttacaggctgggatctgatcttGGAGTTTGGGGGATTTAAATATAGAATAACTGATCCCTGGGAGTGGATTAAAGGCTGGGATCTCATTCAGGGATTCGGgtttttttttttggaataacagatccccaggaGTGATCTAAAAGCTGTGTTCTGACGGATGTTTTATACAGTTGGAGTATAACTTCCccgctcttatattctgtgtcccggctgatgaaggcaagtgtcccgTACGCCTTCACAccactccccgtgtctgcgtgggtttcctcccggtgctcaggtttcctcccacattccaaagacgtacaggtgaggaagttgtgggcgtgctatattggagccagaaacatggcgacacttgcgggctgcccccagagcactctatccaaaacgatgcatttcactgtgtgtttcgatgtacatgtgactaataaagatatcttatcttatccacctgtgctgcctccTTCAGTGACCTTTGGACTTGTACtctcaggtctctctgttcctcagtgctcccTACCATtcaaggtttttacccagagcggtgggtgcctggaatgtgctgccaggggtgggggcggAGGCAGATGCGACAGAGGTGTGTAAGAGGCTgctagacacatggatgtgcagggaatggagggatatgtatcagGTGCAGGTTGAAGGGATTTTGTGCAATTCGGCATGGTGTTGGCCACAGATATCCCTCCATAACGCCTCCATTCGGTGTCCCAAACCGGTTGTACAACAGTGAGTGTCTCAGCTGAGGGCGTCTCCACCCAGCCCCATCATCGTACTCTGGGTCCAATCCCCAGGAGATATGGAGAGAACCATCCCTCCGGGGGGCTGAGAGACAAATGGAGATCAGTGATCTTTTATCAATGATGTTTTCTGTGTGTGATTAAACTGTGCTCCACGGGTTGACACTGGGAATAAACACGGGTTAATAAACACgtctctctcccctctgcctccctccccctttccctccacaggcaTGACCCCACCTGCTGAGGGTATCCAGCATTTTGCAGTTTCTCCGAGTGATTGAAAGTTGGACAATTGGGCATCGAGCCCGCAGGATACAACATGCCCAGACCTGACATCCGCTCAGCGAGGAAGCGCGATGGGGCAAGGTGACGAGATGGACCCCTGGACATTTGGGGCCATCAAGGTGAGGAAGTCGAGTTGTGCTGACACAGCTCTGTGAGCTGACCCTGAGCGCCGGACAAGCAGACGAGGATGTTCTGTTACTGACAGACATCGGGATCGTGACAGAACTGGTGGGTAAAGAGTTAATGTCATTATGGGACGGTGACAGTGGCCGTTTGAGGAAAGTTAAGAACAACTCCGTATACGGAAAAGGAGTTGACTCATTGTTGTGAAATGGGTGGCAAGGAGTCAGAATATTCCTGGGAGACATGGAGAGAAATGTGTAAACAGCTGCCTCACAGGACAACCGACAGGGACAACTCGGGAGAACAACCGTCAGAGAAGGAAGCTGGAATTCGGGGACACAGAGAAGATCTCACCAAGTCGGACCCTGGCCGGGTTCATCGAGAGCGGCTCATATCTAAATCCAGCTGGTGGGTGTGGGAAGTGGTGAAACGGAACTGAGAGTTGTGTCACGGAAGGGTTAATGAGTTTTGTTTGTAATGACGTGTTGAATCTTTCAGTTTTTGGGAAGTAATCGCGTTTAATATACTGTATGGTGGGGCCTCAGGGAttagtgaggaacagagggacctcattgtacaagggtaggacacacaccgtgTATGGTAGCGagaactgaggaacagagggatctcaatGTACAAAGGTTAGGACACACATCGTGAACGGTGGGGAGTGTCGacggacagagggaccttggtgtgtaagtccaaggttccctgaaggaggcagcacaggtagataaggtggtgacaAGGCACTTGCTTTCATCAACcgggacacagaatataagagcagggaggttctggtccaactttataaaccattggtcagaccacagctggagaactgtgtccagttctggtcaccacactataggcagGAGGGGagcgcactggagagggtgcagaggagatccccCAGGACGGTGCCCGGGATGGGGCGTTCCGGTTACCGGGAGAGAGCGGAGAGGCTGGGTGTGTTCTTCCTGGggctgaggaggctgaggggagacttgacaaAGGTGtaaaaaatgatgaggggcagatatcgggtggggagggggatacTTTTCCCCGTGGCAGAGGTGTGTAAACCCAGAGGGcgtgggtttagggtgaggggtgcagaggggatcTGACGGGGAATTATttcccctggggggggggggggttggaatctggaacgcactgcctgagggggtggtggaggcagagactctcacagcgttGAAGAAGTATCCGGACGGGCACTGGAACGGCCgagggagagaaggggacggacccagtgggaggggcggtgaggagggagcgccgcgttGTGGGAGGGGCAACATTttgtcctctcctctccccctccctccattccccacccgtCTCACCTCCACAATATCTCCTCCACCAGACCCACCATGTTGTTGTGCGAAGACCGGTCCAACTCCACCCTCGGTGGGAACCTCTCCTCCAGCGATTCCACCCCCGGGGACCTCAGCATCCCGTGGAGAGCGCCCACCGTCTTGTTCACCATCATCACCGCCCTCATCTTCCTGCTGGGCGTCATCGGCAACGGCGCGGTCGTCTGGGTGACGGGCTTCAAGATGAAGAGGAGCGTCCACACCGTGTGTTTCCTGAACCTGGCTGTGGCggacctgacctactgcctcaccctccccttcctggtTGCCTCCATCTACGTTTACAGTCGCCGGCCCCAAGATAAATTGCTCTGGATTTTCCGATTCTGCGCCATCAATCTCAACATGTCCGCCAGCATCTTTCTGTTGACCCTGATCAGCATCTCTCGCTGTCTGGCCGTAACTCGGCCCATCTGGTTCCGCCAACGCCTGCCCCTGGCTTGGGTGCGTGCGGCCTGCTTCGGGGCCTGGGGCCTGGCCTTCCTCACCTGCCTGCCCCACCTGCTGATTGGGCTGATTTTCCTGTATCTCGGGGACAAGACCGTGGTCACGTTAGAGGTAACTGGGACCCTCTTCACCTTCGTTCTCCCCTTGACGATCATGGTCGCCTGCTACCTCCTGATTGCCCGGGAGCTGCGCGGGGACCGGTTCGCCCAGTCCAGGAAGCCCGTCCGCCTCATCATGACCGTGGTGGTGGCCTTTATCGTCTGCTGGCTCCCCAACACTGTTTGCCGCCTTCTCCAGGCCTTCTGCCAACCCGTTCCCACTGAATGGATCTACATCGCCTTCGGCTTGGCCTCCTTCAACAGCGCCCTCAACCCCCTTCTCTACGTCTTCGTCGGCCGCGACTTCCGCCAGGTCTTCAGGCGCTCCCCGGCCGCCTCGCTCCGTCTGGCCTTCGCCGAGGAGGAGGTCAGAGTTGGGGAAAGTCCCTCAGACCCCGCGGACCAGGAGTCTGGACCGAGCGACGTCCCCTGACGACGGGGGAGGACGTTCGGcagcggcgggggggggggggagacggggtggtggggtggtgtccCCAGCgggggtctctctacgcgggagtcctccccctttacatcggggacctggggcaGAGTGTGTTCCACAGAGCGttcagaacatcgaacagtacagcactggagcaggcccttcggcccacaatgttatgccgacatatcTAATCCCTCTtgcctacagaatgctcatatccctctattttcctctcattcatatgcccatccgagcccctcttaaaagcccccaatcaatttgcctccaccaccctatcaggcatccacaccgtcccatcacacacacccggggtcagacacagagtgaagctccctccgcaccgtcccgtcacacactcccggggtcagacacagagtgaagctcccactacactgtcccatcacagacagccagggtcagacacagagtgaagccccCTCCACACCCCAGGGCACAGGTTACACACAGAACTTCATTTTGTATGTTACTTCtcagaaataaaggaaatgttttGTTGTTCTCTGCTGAGTCAGTTCAGTGTTATCTCCTGGTGTCATCGACCCAACTTCCTCAAACTGAGCTGCTTGGAGCTTCGACCTCACAGGGTATGAGTCTCTCCTCAGGCGATTGACTCGTCTCTCAGACTCAGACGGGACCCAGTCCCCACTCCGGACCTGGTCGCAATGATCTGGGATCTTCGTCCGACTGTCCGGAGCTGCCCAGGACCACGGACTAAGGCGGAGATTCCGGGGAAGGTGGGCTGCACCTCGAGGGAGAACAGGGTCCAAGGTAAGGAGGAGGGGTCCCGTGAGGGAATCTCGGAGCTGGAGTTCCAGGGCACTGAAGGCAAGGTAGAGGTTGCGGAGCAACGGGAAGGGTAATGGGCTGGAGACGGGGGCTGGGCAGCTGTGAACTAACGTCCGTTTTCAAGGAATAGGAAGGGTCTCTCTTCTCCGCACAGGCTGCCTCTACAGAGAAGAGTCGGGCGGGACGGGATTGGGAAACCAGGCAGACTCTGTGGCAGACTCCAACTTGGAAAGTCGGACTTTATTCTCATCCGGCCGGTGCAGGAAGTTCTCCTGGGTCTGTTCTCAGtccaagggatattgagggtagGACAAATTGGGGAAAGGTTGATTTCAATGGTGTGAGAGCGGACCTGGGGAAGTAGATTGGGGACAGATGCTTGCAGGGAAAACCACTTCCGACAGGTGGGAGTCCTTTCCGTCAggggcagggaaattattggggaacCTTCTGAGGGACGGGGTTCACAAGGAGACGACAACGGGATAAGGGAGGAGTTGGCTGGCggagactgggaacacaggctatgtgctgggacagttgaggaacagtggaagacttcgaaagagatttttcacggtgctcaacagaagtataatccagttaaaagcaaggacagtaagggtggggagaaccaGCCGCGGATAACTAAAAGgcggcatcaagctaaaagcttgtgcttacaaagtcgccaagagtagtgggagaCGGAAAGATTGGGGAAACTTTAAAAAGCCacaaagcaagcaataaagaaaaggaagatagattatgaaagcaaACTAGCTCAAAATACAGTGAAAGAGTGATAGTTTTTCTCATTTTATAAAGcgaaaaagggtggctaaagtgaacgtagattccttggaagatgagaagggggaagtaATTTTGGGTAaagtggaaatggccgaggccttgaacgactattttgtgtcggtcttcacggtggaggagactgtgttattatgtgttttCTGTAGTTataagaactacagttcccagtaggcaatgcaagaagtcacatgggggaacagaaaGTGGCTGTAAAGAGGgagatgttcagatgttaaacccacgcaaattgtgtctcttgatgaagaacaaacataacatggtgtcagaagttggactGAGGTCCGagcagggagagtagatgaatactgtgtgcaattgagaaagagactctgagtgagagagaaaagctgTTACAAGACGGAGAAAAATCCTgccggcgtggcgagggagcacattgttcctgaagatcgacagtcaccggatttgccaaaagaggttcaggtgagaggccgagagttcccgttgtGGATAAGCTAACTCCTCCCACGCctgtgcagtttactggcaacttaactgataattggaaacacttgaaacagcgattcaacatatatttagatgctagtggagcgggagggaacgatcaaaaattgaaagcgtctattttctGCATGTgatggcgaagatgctttggacatctataacagctttcaaattgaggagacagcttttgagttgggcactttgatgaaataaatttgaggagtattttatcccaagtaaaaacatcacatttgagagaatttttttcccccGTGACCAGGAACAAGGTGTTctcttcgaccaatacttagctgagcttcacacactgagtaagtctcgagaatttggagatttgaggaactcactagttaaagacagaatagtttgaggaattccagataatggactcaggaAAGACTTGCGTGAAAAggttttgaccctggaaaagacggagaatatgtgtaggtcagcagaaaccacacgagcagaagctaaggagctgcacagggcagacacaacagtgcatgctgtgaaaagagagaagcagcacacaaggcatttccgaaagcaatagcaaagcaaagaggaCGGCTCAaagagcaaatgcagcagatgtgcaGGTAgacacattctaaagatgtgccctgcttatgggaagtcctgcaatagctgtgggaagaagagtCACTTTGCAAgttgctgcaaagctggggctaacaagagaaaggtgcacacagttgataaggaaatggaggaattctctctggattctgtacagactgtggctgctggtaaaacagaatggattgttccagtaactgtgaatgagacagtaattccattcaagcttgacaccagagctcacGTGATTCTGTTATCCATGGacgattataagactctcacagtaaagagtaagatttaccctgtgaaaaaAGTGagactacactggagagaaagttctagtaaaagggggctgtatggtgacaaggggcagcacttaaaatcacagctagtgattgtagaaaagagagtacagccaatattaggtctgagtgcatgtcaAAAGCTCAACCTCCTGAAAAGAATTTTCATgctagcttcacataccaaagatgagcacacaacactcatggaagagtatgcagatgtctctgaggggctcggatgcttacctggtgtacacaaaattcacatagatgaggcagtggctcctgttgtccatacatgcaggaaagttccgtttcatcttagagataaacttaaacaagaactagcacacatgggacggatgaatgtcatacagaaaattagagagaaaacagattgggtgagttcactggtcatcgtgcaaaagaaaaatggagcattgcggatatgtctagacccaagagatctcaggAAAGACATcaagaaagaacattttaaattgctAACACGGGAGGAGATgatgtcccagttttcaggtgccaatTGTTTTTTCAAGCTCGATGCATcctctgggttttggcagatgaagcaagttcgagactgtgcgCTTTTAACACGCCACAGGggagatatcgctatcttcggctgtcGTATgagatcctgtccgcaccagaaatctaccataaaaccatctacatgatttttgagggcatgcctggtgtcgagaccatggaTGATATcatcatctgggggtccaccaaggaggaacaagaTACTctactgagacaagtgcttgacgtgacaggGAAAGTCaagttgaaattaaataaagagaaatgagaGTTTGGTGTTAaaacactgatcttcataggagatgtcatatctgaagagggagtgaagcctgacccaagaaagacgtcagccattgaaaacacggagaggccccaaaacaaagaggaggtgagacgtttctttgggatggtgacttacctggctaagttcatccctcgactgtcaactgtgtcagcaccacttaggtcgcTCCTCGagcaacaaaataaatagatCTGGTCTCACGAGCAAGAacagtgtttccagatgttgaaaagggtcctt includes the following:
- the LOC127566557 gene encoding C3a anaphylatoxin chemotactic receptor-like, with the translated sequence MLLCEDRSNSTLGGNLSSSDSTPGDLSIPWRAPTVLFTIITALIFLLGVIGNGAVVWVTGFKMKRSVHTVCFLNLAVADLTYCLTLPFLVASIYVYSRRPQDKLLWIFRFCAINLNMSASIFLLTLISISRCLAVTRPIWFRQRLPLAWVRAACFGAWGLAFLTCLPHLLIGLIFLYLGDKTVVTLEVTGTLFTFVLPLTIMVACYLLIARELRGDRFAQSRKPVRLIMTVVVAFIVCWLPNTVCRLLQAFCQPVPTEWIYIAFGLASFNSALNPLLYVFVGRDFRQVFRRSPAASLRLAFAEEEVRVGESPSDPADQESGPSDVP